In the genome of Mytilus edulis chromosome 3, xbMytEdul2.2, whole genome shotgun sequence, one region contains:
- the LOC139516833 gene encoding calcyphosin-like protein translates to MADHITELRAKCLERGASGIHGISRIFRNMDVDHSNWLSLKEFRDGIKDFGLSVPESSVEELFSYIDKDGQHGILFNEFLEALRPPMSQTRISIIKEAFTKFDKTGDGVITLEDLKGVYSVEHHPRYINGEMTEDQILRSFLDVFDQGVKDGTVTEEEFTNYYSGVGANIDTDEDFVKMMKTAWNI, encoded by the exons ATGGCTGACCATATCACAGAATTAAGAGCGAAATGTTTAGAACGAGGAGCCAGTGGTATACACGGAATAAGCAG aaTTTTCCGAAATATGGACGTCGATCACAGTAATTGGCTAAGTCTTAAAGAATTCAGAGATGGCATAAAGGACTTTGGACTTAGCGTTCCCGAAAGTTCAGTAGAAGAGTTATTTAGCTACATTGACAAAGATGGCCAACATGGAATTCTATTTAATGAGTTCCTAGAAGCACTAAGG CCTCCCATGTCACAGACGAGGATCTCGATCATCAAAGAAGCATTTACCAAGTTTGACAAAACTGGTGACGGGGTAATTACTCTTGAAGATTTAAAGGGTGTTTACAGTGTTGAACATCACCCTAGATATATAAATGGAGAAATGACAGAGGACCAAATTCTCAGATCATTTCTTGATGTGTTTGACCAAGGAGTAAAAGATGGAAcg GTGACCGAGGAAGAATTTACAAACTACTACAGTGGAGTAGGAGCAAATATAGATACAGATgaagattttgtaaaaatgatGAAAACTGCATGGAATATATAG